A stretch of the Deinococcus sp. Leaf326 genome encodes the following:
- the serA gene encoding phosphoglycerate dehydrogenase produces the protein MTAALSATPQQTLAAPLRVLICDEMNPGNLTHEGFEIDYEGNMERAETLRRLPEYDALITRSRTKVDRELIDAAGPRLKVIGRGGVGVDNIDLDYASLRGLLVLNAPESNNVSAAELAIMHLMAAARGLTRSDSQTRAGVWNRKFLGIELKDKTLGIVGLGRIGSIVADRAQGLRMKVVAFDPYVPASKFERQGVERADTLADLLARVDCLTVHTPLTEETQGMVGERELALLRPGAIVVNAARGGIVEERALVAALESGHLFAAGVDVFVDEPPTPDHHFLQAPNLGITAHLGANTFEAQERVGAEIVSRVLDALHGDVSKGAVNAPALDAKTMEALGGYLTLGEKLGRILAQLLPGAHDIELTFRGEFPAEPAPVVTAALVGYLSGSTDEKPNLINARALAKERGLNIAVREEGDSPDYQTEVIVKVTAHGADKDRTRTVGGTVFGRSPRLTRLRDFRVELEPEGYILIASNKDKPGAVAKLSNLLGTWGVNIAGMALGRAEKGGQALFTLTLDDGLTPEQLQAIRDLDVIESAYLVRA, from the coding sequence ATGACTGCCGCCCTGTCCGCCACGCCGCAGCAGACCCTCGCCGCGCCGCTGCGCGTGCTGATCTGCGACGAGATGAACCCTGGCAACCTGACGCATGAGGGCTTCGAGATCGATTACGAGGGCAACATGGAGCGCGCCGAGACGCTGCGGCGCCTGCCCGAGTACGACGCCCTGATCACCCGCAGCCGCACCAAGGTGGACCGCGAGCTCATCGACGCCGCCGGGCCGCGCCTCAAGGTAATCGGGCGCGGCGGGGTGGGCGTGGACAACATCGACCTCGACTACGCGAGCCTGCGCGGCCTGCTCGTCCTGAACGCTCCCGAGAGCAACAACGTCTCGGCCGCCGAGCTGGCGATCATGCACCTGATGGCCGCCGCGCGCGGCCTGACCCGCAGCGACAGCCAGACGCGCGCGGGCGTGTGGAATCGCAAGTTCCTGGGCATCGAACTCAAGGACAAGACGCTGGGCATCGTGGGGCTGGGCCGCATCGGGAGCATCGTGGCCGACCGCGCGCAGGGCCTGCGCATGAAGGTGGTGGCCTTCGATCCCTATGTGCCGGCCAGCAAATTCGAGCGCCAGGGCGTCGAGCGCGCCGATACGCTGGCCGACCTGCTCGCGCGGGTGGACTGTCTGACGGTCCATACCCCCCTGACCGAGGAGACGCAGGGCATGGTCGGCGAGCGCGAACTGGCGCTGCTGCGTCCGGGCGCCATCGTGGTCAATGCGGCGCGCGGCGGCATCGTCGAGGAACGCGCCCTGGTCGCGGCGCTGGAATCGGGGCACCTGTTCGCCGCCGGGGTGGACGTGTTCGTGGACGAGCCGCCCACCCCGGATCACCACTTTCTCCAGGCCCCCAACCTGGGCATCACGGCGCACCTGGGGGCCAACACCTTCGAGGCGCAGGAGCGGGTGGGCGCCGAGATCGTCTCGCGCGTCCTCGACGCCCTGCACGGCGACGTGAGCAAGGGCGCGGTGAACGCTCCGGCCCTCGACGCCAAGACGATGGAGGCGCTGGGCGGTTACCTCACGCTGGGCGAGAAGCTCGGGCGGATTCTGGCGCAACTGCTGCCCGGCGCGCACGACATCGAGCTGACCTTCCGCGGCGAGTTCCCGGCCGAGCCCGCCCCGGTGGTCACGGCGGCCCTCGTGGGCTACCTGTCGGGCAGCACCGACGAGAAGCCCAACCTTATCAACGCCCGCGCGCTGGCCAAGGAACGCGGCCTGAACATCGCGGTGCGTGAGGAGGGAGACAGCCCCGACTACCAGACCGAGGTGATCGTCAAGGTCACGGCCCACGGCGCCGACAAGGACCGTACCCGGACGGTGGGCGGCACGGTCTTCGGCCGCAGCCCGCGCCTGACGCGGCTGCGCGACTTCCGCGTGGAGCTCGAACCCGAGGGCTACATCCTGATCGCCAGCAACAAGGACAAGCCGGGCGCGGTCGCCAAGCTCAGCAACCTGCTGGGCACTTGGGGCGTAAACATCGCCGGAATGGCCCTGGGCCGCGCCGAGAAGGGCGGGCAGGCACTGTTCACCCTGACCCTTGATGATGGCCTGACCCCCGAGCAGCTCCAGGCCATCCGCGACCTCGACGTGATCGAGTCGGCGTACCTGGTCCGGGCGTAG
- a CDS encoding FAD-dependent oxidoreductase, with protein MTSSPPRILIAGGVAAGMSAASRAQRLNPDASITVFDRGDYVSYGACGLPYVLAGDVPGFGEEGWDVLVARTPAQMRARGVSVRLRHEVTGIDPVAGTLTVLDRGAGRTVTEPYDRLLLATGVSALRPDWAQTSLGGVHVLREIPDGQAIEASLKEARRAVVVGGGYIGIELTEALRSRGLSVVMLEKSPEIAGRGLDTGYQRRVREELERNGVDVRCGVSVEGLTGKAGRVTGVHTSAGLVRADLVIVAVGVRPNVDLAKAAGVRLGKTGAVAVNTRQETNVEGIYAAGDNTESVHRVTRRKVHIPLGLTANRMGRIAGVNMAGGDATFPGIVGTSIFKFFGLGAARTGLTQAEADALGLKAKSVDVRSTDHAGYYKDARPIHVRLTGEVGTGRLLGAQLVGCRESIKRVDVVAALLGQRADVQALFDADLAYAPPFSGVWDVLLVAADKLKREL; from the coding sequence ATGACCTCTTCCCCGCCGCGAATCCTGATCGCCGGAGGTGTGGCTGCCGGCATGAGCGCGGCGAGCCGTGCCCAGCGCCTGAACCCGGACGCCAGCATCACCGTGTTCGACCGGGGCGACTATGTCAGCTACGGCGCCTGCGGCCTTCCCTACGTGCTCGCCGGCGACGTTCCCGGATTCGGGGAAGAGGGCTGGGACGTCTTGGTGGCCCGCACGCCGGCGCAGATGCGCGCGCGCGGCGTCAGTGTGCGGCTGCGCCACGAGGTGACGGGAATCGACCCGGTGGCCGGCACCCTGACCGTGCTGGACCGCGGCGCCGGGCGCACCGTCACCGAACCCTACGACCGGCTGCTGCTCGCCACGGGCGTCTCGGCGCTGCGGCCCGACTGGGCGCAGACCAGCCTGGGCGGCGTGCATGTCCTGCGCGAGATTCCCGACGGTCAGGCCATCGAGGCGAGTCTCAAGGAGGCCAGGCGGGCCGTGGTGGTCGGCGGCGGCTACATCGGCATCGAGCTGACCGAGGCGCTGCGGTCACGCGGCCTGAGCGTGGTGATGCTGGAAAAGTCACCCGAGATCGCCGGACGGGGCCTGGACACCGGGTACCAGCGCCGCGTGCGCGAGGAGCTGGAGCGCAACGGTGTGGACGTGCGCTGCGGCGTGAGCGTCGAGGGCCTGACCGGCAAGGCGGGCCGCGTGACCGGCGTGCACACGAGCGCGGGCCTGGTGCGGGCCGACCTCGTGATCGTGGCGGTGGGTGTCCGGCCCAACGTGGACCTGGCGAAGGCGGCGGGCGTGCGCCTGGGCAAGACCGGCGCCGTCGCCGTGAATACCCGCCAGGAAACGAACGTCGAGGGCATCTACGCGGCGGGCGACAACACCGAGAGCGTGCACCGGGTCACGCGGCGCAAGGTCCATATTCCGCTGGGCCTGACCGCCAACCGCATGGGCCGCATCGCGGGCGTGAACATGGCGGGCGGCGACGCGACCTTTCCCGGCATCGTGGGCACGTCCATCTTCAAATTCTTTGGTCTAGGCGCGGCCCGCACCGGCTTGACCCAGGCCGAGGCCGACGCCCTGGGCCTGAAGGCGAAGAGTGTGGATGTCAGGAGTACCGACCACGCCGGCTACTACAAGGACGCCCGGCCCATCCACGTGCGCCTGACCGGCGAAGTGGGCACGGGGCGGCTGCTGGGCGCGCAGCTCGTGGGCTGCCGCGAAAGCATCAAACGGGTGGACGTGGTCGCGGCCCTGCTGGGCCAGCGCGCGGACGTGCAGGCGCTGTTCGACGCGGACCTCGCCTACGCTCCGCCCTTTTCCGGGGTGTGGGACGTGCTGCTGGTGGCGGCCGACAAGCTCAAGCGCGAGCTGTAA
- a CDS encoding DUF1304 domain-containing protein, with product MNVLAGLLVAGIALLHVYILVLEMFLWTTPRAMKAFGTTPEFAQATRSLAANQGLYNGFLAAGLLWGLLTGSAATELFFLGCVAVAGIYGALTSNRRILFIQTVPAVIAILTVLLAS from the coding sequence GTGAATGTCCTCGCCGGGCTGCTGGTGGCGGGGATTGCGCTGCTCCACGTCTATATCCTGGTGCTGGAGATGTTCCTGTGGACCACGCCACGGGCCATGAAGGCTTTCGGGACCACGCCGGAGTTCGCGCAGGCGACCCGCTCGCTGGCGGCCAACCAGGGGCTGTACAACGGCTTTCTGGCGGCCGGGCTGCTGTGGGGACTGCTGACCGGGTCGGCGGCCACCGAGCTGTTCTTCCTGGGCTGCGTGGCGGTCGCCGGGATCTACGGGGCACTGACCTCCAACCGGCGCATCCTGTTCATCCAGACGGTGCCGGCGGTGATCGCTATTCTGACCGTTCTGCTGGCGTCCTGA
- a CDS encoding WD40 repeat domain-containing protein, which translates to MKAALSTVLAALLTVASAQVEIRIAPDPLLILGVAQDAAPTAPGSAATPGSLASPAPAPPVPAVPPLTGLVAVRGQYSLHVRLLDASTGELRREVWLPSETDLRVPPALSGDGRWLAAALIPDPQTREGRVAIVSTVQGGATRGPQPLPPGGWTVRSGGLDGTQSLALSRDGMRLAAGNRNGYAQLWDWQAGKRIATVQSENRSEPAALLFSPDSRLFAPMFRGQVRTRIFDARTGDLRTTLSGVGVGTFSPDSQGFLGSRGRLLSLATGREVTPPAYLAGSAGALGFSMDGRRVLVRGLATDGQGRDWLELRDAATGRTVGTLTRIADGYPEFLSPDGTSLLGGDGQGGVRILPIAPR; encoded by the coding sequence ATGAAAGCCGCCCTCAGTACCGTTCTGGCCGCCCTGCTCACGGTCGCGTCCGCCCAGGTCGAAATCCGTATCGCGCCCGATCCCCTGCTCATTCTCGGAGTGGCGCAGGACGCGGCGCCGACGGCCCCCGGCAGTGCGGCCACGCCGGGTTCCCTGGCCAGTCCCGCCCCTGCCCCGCCCGTTCCTGCCGTCCCGCCCCTGACCGGGCTGGTCGCCGTGCGGGGGCAGTACTCGCTGCACGTGCGGCTGCTCGACGCCTCGACCGGCGAGCTGCGGCGCGAGGTCTGGCTGCCCAGCGAGACCGACCTGCGCGTGCCCCCGGCCCTGAGCGGCGACGGCCGCTGGCTGGCCGCCGCCCTGATTCCGGACCCCCAGACCCGTGAGGGACGGGTCGCCATCGTCTCGACGGTGCAGGGGGGAGCCACCCGTGGGCCGCAGCCCCTGCCGCCGGGCGGCTGGACCGTGCGCTCCGGGGGCCTGGACGGCACGCAGAGCCTCGCCCTGAGCCGCGACGGCATGCGGTTGGCCGCCGGCAACCGCAACGGCTACGCGCAGCTGTGGGACTGGCAGGCGGGCAAGCGGATCGCCACCGTTCAGAGCGAGAACCGCAGCGAGCCGGCCGCCCTGCTGTTCAGCCCCGACAGCCGCCTCTTCGCGCCGATGTTCCGGGGGCAGGTCCGCACGCGGATCTTTGACGCCCGGACCGGCGACCTCAGGACCACCCTGAGCGGGGTGGGGGTGGGCACCTTCTCGCCCGACAGCCAGGGGTTTTTAGGCTCGCGGGGGCGACTGCTGAGCCTCGCCACCGGACGCGAGGTCACGCCGCCCGCGTACCTGGCGGGCTCGGCGGGCGCGCTGGGCTTCAGCATGGACGGGCGCCGGGTCCTGGTGCGCGGGCTGGCGACCGACGGCCAGGGCCGCGACTGGCTGGAGCTGCGTGACGCCGCCACGGGGCGCACGGTGGGCACCCTGACCCGGATCGCCGACGGCTATCCCGAATTCCTCAGCCCCGACGGCACCTCGCTGCTGGGCGGAGACGGGCAGGGCGGCGTGCGGATTCTGCCCATCGCTCCCCGGTAG
- a CDS encoding VOC family protein, translating into MTDPAALPAGGFNTLVPEFDVFDLSASLDFWCGALGFGVAYARPGFAYLEREGAQVMLQAMSGEWGTGPLEYPLGRGLNVEIGVSSLTPILEALAGRGWPLFRPVRERWRVTGDRQTGNREMLVQDPNGYLLRFSEALGERPVSLR; encoded by the coding sequence GTGACCGACCCCGCTGCCCTGCCCGCCGGAGGCTTCAATACCCTGGTACCCGAATTTGACGTGTTCGACCTGAGCGCCAGCCTGGACTTCTGGTGCGGTGCGCTGGGCTTTGGCGTGGCCTACGCCCGCCCCGGTTTCGCTTATCTGGAACGGGAAGGCGCGCAGGTCATGCTTCAGGCGATGTCCGGCGAGTGGGGCACCGGGCCGCTGGAGTACCCGCTGGGGCGCGGCCTGAACGTCGAGATCGGCGTGTCCAGCCTGACGCCCATTCTGGAGGCGCTGGCCGGGCGCGGCTGGCCGCTGTTCCGGCCCGTGCGCGAGCGCTGGCGGGTCACGGGTGACCGCCAGACCGGCAACCGCGAGATGTTGGTGCAGGACCCCAACGGATATCTCCTGCGCTTTTCCGAGGCGCTGGGCGAGCGGCCCGTCAGCCTGCGCTGA
- a CDS encoding aminotransferase class V-fold PLP-dependent enzyme, with amino-acid sequence MTDVAPARPAAPTVPDFTPLNRHRLIAPGPVEVAPDVLAQLARPQMHHRAPEGVEKLMEARAQLARLLGDPYDAVITTTSGTGAFEGALVSTTPTGAKVVNAQAGKFSERWGEMARRFGYDTRIVARPWGEVLDPDEVAEAAADAHTLLITHSETSTGALHDLEAIAKAARARNPDLIVIADCITSYGVAELRPAAWGVDVIVSGSQKGTATPPGLGFVLFSPEVQARMIRDTPHGFYLDMTRELAGQKAGNTPQTPAINLIYALSTALERLNAVPLEVLWAEQRRKTDALIAAGTALGAGSWAARTSPAVAVLTPPAPLTGRQVAAQLAAMGQRALPGQAPHEDTVFRVSTMGYADRYDALAIAGILEDAFAALGHRVERGVAVQAAWQALK; translated from the coding sequence ATGACCGACGTTGCCCCCGCCCGGCCCGCCGCGCCCACCGTGCCCGACTTCACCCCCCTGAACCGCCACCGCCTGATCGCGCCGGGGCCGGTCGAGGTCGCGCCTGATGTGCTGGCCCAGCTGGCCCGGCCGCAGATGCACCACCGCGCGCCCGAGGGAGTCGAGAAGCTGATGGAGGCCCGCGCGCAGCTCGCCCGGCTGCTGGGCGACCCCTACGACGCCGTGATCACCACGACGAGCGGCACCGGGGCCTTCGAGGGCGCGCTCGTGAGCACCACCCCCACCGGCGCAAAGGTGGTCAACGCCCAGGCGGGCAAGTTCAGCGAGCGCTGGGGCGAGATGGCGCGGCGCTTCGGCTACGACACCCGGATCGTGGCCCGGCCCTGGGGCGAGGTGCTGGACCCGGACGAGGTCGCCGAGGCGGCCGCGGATGCCCACACGCTGCTCATCACCCACAGTGAAACCAGCACCGGCGCGCTGCACGACCTGGAGGCCATCGCCAAGGCGGCCAGGGCCCGGAACCCCGACCTGATCGTCATCGCCGACTGCATCACGAGCTACGGCGTGGCCGAACTGCGCCCCGCCGCCTGGGGCGTGGACGTGATCGTCTCGGGCAGCCAGAAGGGTACCGCGACCCCGCCGGGCCTGGGCTTCGTGCTGTTCTCGCCCGAGGTGCAGGCCCGCATGATCAGGGACACGCCGCACGGCTTCTACCTTGACATGACGCGCGAACTCGCTGGGCAGAAGGCGGGCAACACCCCGCAGACGCCCGCCATCAACCTCATCTATGCGTTGAGCACTGCTCTGGAGCGCCTGAACGCCGTGCCGCTGGAAGTCCTATGGGCCGAGCAGCGCCGCAAGACCGACGCTCTGATCGCCGCCGGCACCGCCCTGGGCGCCGGGTCGTGGGCCGCGCGCACCAGCCCCGCCGTCGCCGTGCTGACCCCGCCCGCGCCCCTCACGGGCCGGCAGGTGGCCGCGCAGCTCGCCGCGATGGGTCAGCGCGCCCTGCCGGGTCAGGCCCCCCACGAGGACACCGTGTTCCGCGTCTCGACGATGGGCTACGCCGACCGCTACGACGCCCTGGCGATTGCCGGCATCCTGGAAGACGCCTTCGCGGCCCTGGGCCACCGCGTCGAGCGGGGCGTCGCGGTGCAGGCGGCCTGGCAGGCACTGAAGTAG
- a CDS encoding CBS domain-containing protein: MLVSDWMTPEPVNITPDTPVMDALKIIKEHHFRRLPVVEGGELVGITTRKDLKDAMPSRATTLSVWELNYLLSKLTVSEVMARPVITAQEDEYMEDAALRMQDHHIGGLPVLDASGRLSGIITTMDILRAFTGILGMKEGGHRLTLDMPDVPGSLERATRAVLPSNIISVASYDPGEPNGNRRFVLRVNGAGVRDVRRRVRDSGITVLD; encoded by the coding sequence ATGCTCGTAAGCGACTGGATGACCCCCGAGCCGGTCAACATTACCCCGGATACACCCGTCATGGACGCCCTGAAGATCATCAAGGAACACCACTTCCGGCGGCTGCCGGTGGTCGAGGGGGGCGAACTCGTCGGCATCACGACGCGCAAGGACCTCAAGGACGCCATGCCCAGCCGCGCCACCACCCTGAGCGTCTGGGAACTGAACTATCTGCTGAGCAAACTGACCGTCTCCGAGGTGATGGCCCGGCCGGTGATCACCGCGCAGGAAGACGAGTACATGGAAGACGCCGCGCTGCGGATGCAGGACCACCACATCGGCGGACTGCCGGTGCTGGACGCCTCGGGGCGCCTGAGCGGCATCATCACGACGATGGACATCCTGCGGGCCTTCACGGGCATCCTGGGCATGAAGGAGGGCGGCCACCGCCTGACCCTGGACATGCCCGACGTGCCCGGCAGCCTGGAGCGCGCCACCCGGGCCGTGCTGCCCAGCAACATCATCAGTGTGGCGAGCTACGACCCCGGCGAACCCAACGGCAACCGCCGCTTCGTGCTGCGCGTAAACGGCGCCGGCGTGCGCGACGTACGGCGCCGGGTGCGCGACTCGGGAATCACGGTGCTGGACTGA
- a CDS encoding OmpH family outer membrane protein has translation MKMTPKALAPLAIAAAFGLGTLAPHAQTTPQKVGFVNVDQLFAAHPNDKDVKAIQTKFQGDLAGLDKQIKDIDAKGTAATAADKDKRAQLVTTYNAQLKSYDDQMKAKAGPIETSVDAALSSYAKSNGYSVIMDRSIAQQSGLVVYADTVTDVTEAVKKNVK, from the coding sequence ATGAAGATGACCCCCAAGGCGCTCGCCCCGCTCGCCATCGCTGCCGCGTTTGGCCTGGGCACCCTGGCCCCCCACGCGCAGACCACCCCCCAGAAGGTCGGGTTCGTGAACGTGGACCAACTGTTCGCCGCGCACCCCAACGACAAGGACGTCAAGGCGATCCAGACCAAGTTCCAGGGCGACCTCGCTGGCCTCGACAAGCAGATCAAGGACATTGACGCCAAGGGAACGGCCGCCACCGCCGCCGACAAGGACAAGCGCGCGCAGCTCGTGACCACCTACAACGCGCAGCTCAAGAGCTACGACGACCAGATGAAGGCCAAGGCCGGCCCCATCGAGACCTCGGTCGACGCCGCCCTGTCGAGCTACGCCAAGTCCAACGGCTACAGCGTGATCATGGACCGCTCGATCGCCCAGCAGAGCGGTCTGGTGGTCTACGCCGACACCGTCACCGACGTGACCGAAGCCGTCAAGAAAAACGTCAAGTAA
- a CDS encoding OmpH family outer membrane protein — translation MKRFLTLLPLALLLTVPHAQQSRSRVGFVNVQQLVSGMSGSSAYLALRKNVDADLGKREQNIQTLAAKATRSRTAADRAALQKAQQDFASVQKGYASRLSAAFKPLSSKLDGTIASVAKSSGFGVVFDQQVAARSKLVVYANSSATDLTPAVMKALKK, via the coding sequence ATGAAACGCTTTCTGACCCTTCTTCCCCTGGCCCTGCTGTTGACCGTCCCGCACGCCCAGCAGTCGCGCAGCCGCGTGGGCTTCGTCAATGTGCAGCAGCTCGTGTCGGGCATGTCCGGCAGCAGCGCCTACCTCGCGCTGCGCAAGAACGTGGACGCCGACCTGGGCAAACGCGAGCAGAACATTCAGACACTGGCCGCCAAGGCCACCCGCAGCCGGACGGCCGCCGACCGCGCCGCACTGCAAAAGGCGCAGCAGGATTTCGCTTCGGTGCAGAAGGGCTACGCCTCGCGGCTCTCGGCCGCCTTCAAGCCGCTGAGCAGCAAGCTCGACGGCACCATCGCCAGCGTCGCCAAGAGCAGCGGCTTCGGCGTGGTGTTCGACCAGCAGGTCGCCGCCCGCAGCAAGCTCGTGGTGTATGCCAACAGCTCGGCCACCGACCTCACTCCGGCCGTCATGAAGGCGCTCAAGAAATAA
- a CDS encoding hydroxyacid-oxoacid transhydrogenase codes for MTNGSARESMFTIEATPVKFGAGAAHDAGWEMRRLGGQRVFVVVDPEVLARGVAQPVLDSLTAAGLDLVLYSEVETEPSLAALERAVAAARAARPDSFVAVGGGSAIDTAKVANLLCTHGGEIMDYVNPPVGLGRRPPSALRPLLAVPTTAGSGSEATTVAILDLPELKIKTGISHRSLRPAQALVDPELSRTAPSAVIAAAGLDVVCHAAESFLSRPYTTRPLPATPDERPPYQGSNPVADLWSAQALRYGGQYLRRAVASGDDTEARGFMMLSATMAGVGFGSAGVHIPHACAYPLAGLRHEYRDPGYPGDKMFVPHGFSVIVTAPAAFRFTFAADPARHLQAATCLTGQSYAPDDRDALPRALIALMRDVGAPSGVSALGYDESDIPALIDGALKQQRLLAVAPEMPTRDDLERIFRESLHNW; via the coding sequence ATGACGAACGGTTCAGCGCGCGAATCCATGTTCACGATAGAGGCCACGCCCGTGAAGTTCGGAGCGGGCGCGGCACACGACGCCGGCTGGGAGATGCGGCGGCTGGGCGGCCAGCGCGTGTTCGTGGTGGTGGACCCGGAGGTGCTCGCGCGGGGCGTGGCCCAGCCGGTCCTCGACTCGCTGACGGCGGCGGGGCTAGACCTCGTGCTCTACAGCGAGGTCGAAACTGAGCCCTCGCTCGCGGCGCTGGAGCGGGCTGTAGCGGCGGCGCGGGCGGCGCGTCCCGACTCGTTCGTCGCCGTGGGGGGCGGCAGCGCCATAGACACGGCGAAGGTGGCGAACCTGCTGTGTACCCACGGCGGCGAGATCATGGACTATGTCAATCCGCCGGTCGGCCTGGGGCGCCGGCCCCCCTCGGCGCTGCGGCCACTGCTGGCGGTGCCCACCACGGCCGGCAGCGGGTCGGAGGCGACCACCGTGGCCATCCTCGACCTGCCGGAACTGAAGATCAAGACCGGCATCAGCCACCGTTCCCTGCGTCCCGCGCAGGCGCTCGTGGACCCGGAACTGTCGCGCACCGCCCCCAGTGCGGTCATCGCCGCCGCCGGGCTGGACGTGGTGTGCCACGCTGCCGAGAGCTTCCTGAGCCGCCCCTATACGACCCGTCCCCTGCCGGCCACGCCCGACGAGCGCCCCCCGTATCAGGGCAGCAACCCGGTCGCGGACCTGTGGTCGGCGCAGGCCCTGCGCTACGGCGGCCAGTACCTGCGCCGCGCGGTGGCCAGCGGCGACGACACGGAGGCGCGCGGGTTCATGATGCTCAGCGCGACGATGGCGGGCGTGGGCTTCGGGTCGGCGGGGGTGCACATTCCCCACGCCTGCGCCTACCCCCTCGCGGGCCTGCGGCACGAGTACCGCGACCCCGGTTATCCGGGCGACAAGATGTTCGTGCCCCACGGCTTCAGCGTCATCGTGACCGCGCCGGCCGCCTTCCGGTTCACCTTCGCGGCCGACCCGGCCCGGCACCTTCAGGCCGCGACCTGCCTGACCGGCCAGAGCTACGCCCCGGACGACCGCGACGCGCTGCCGCGGGCCCTGATCGCCCTGATGCGTGATGTCGGCGCGCCCAGCGGCGTGTCGGCCCTGGGCTACGACGAGTCGGACATTCCGGCCCTGATAGACGGCGCCCTCAAGCAGCAGCGGCTGCTGGCGGTGGCCCCCGAGATGCCTACCCGCGACGACCTGGAGCGCATCTTCCGCGAATCGCTGCACAACTGGTAA
- a CDS encoding carboxymuconolactone decarboxylase family protein: MNDSPDPTPAPVSGSPEPSARQTIFGAQEERILARLAALDPGLMTYVRDFAYDTVYERPGLDLKTKELVACALLTSLGSPPELRTHLRGALRAGATEQEVRETLLLCVPYLGFPRVVGAFEQLRGLLEGKEKAPHPEGQGAGEGGAQ; the protein is encoded by the coding sequence GTGAACGATTCTCCCGATCCGACCCCTGCACCGGTTTCCGGGTCGCCCGAGCCCAGCGCGCGCCAGACCATTTTCGGCGCGCAGGAGGAGCGCATCCTGGCGCGGCTCGCGGCGCTGGACCCCGGACTCATGACCTATGTGCGCGACTTCGCCTACGACACGGTGTACGAGCGCCCCGGGCTCGACCTGAAGACCAAGGAGCTGGTCGCCTGCGCGCTGCTGACCTCACTGGGCAGCCCCCCCGAACTGCGGACCCACCTGCGCGGGGCGCTGCGGGCTGGCGCAACCGAGCAGGAGGTCCGGGAGACCTTGCTGCTGTGCGTGCCTTATCTGGGGTTTCCGCGTGTGGTGGGGGCTTTCGAGCAGTTGCGCGGCCTGCTGGAGGGTAAAGAGAAGGCCCCCCACCCGGAAGGGCAGGGGGCTGGGGAGGGCGGAGCTCAGTAG
- a CDS encoding electron transfer flavoprotein subunit beta/FixA family protein, protein MNILTLVRQVPDAEARVKVAGQAVDLDGTTLVIDGMDEYGVEEALRLREGGAGIEQIIALAVGPQRSEDALRTALAMGVDRAIHVETTEKVDAVSLSRVVAQVAQAENATLILVGGQEADWDSQALGAATAERLGWPQLTWTNELKIDGETITGRHDVDEGNESFRAPLPAVVTTQQGLNEPRYPTLPNIMKAKKKELRKDTLDTYGVQPRVRTVNAEIQTRARLNRIIDGKDPQAAAEQLLELLRSEAKVLA, encoded by the coding sequence ATGAACATTCTGACCCTCGTCCGGCAGGTTCCGGACGCCGAAGCGCGCGTCAAGGTGGCCGGGCAGGCCGTCGATCTCGACGGCACCACTCTGGTCATCGACGGCATGGACGAATACGGCGTCGAAGAAGCCCTGCGCCTGCGTGAAGGCGGCGCGGGCATCGAACAGATCATCGCACTGGCCGTGGGCCCCCAGCGCAGCGAGGACGCCCTGCGTACCGCCCTGGCGATGGGCGTGGACCGCGCCATTCACGTCGAGACGACCGAGAAGGTAGACGCCGTGAGCCTGAGCCGCGTGGTGGCGCAGGTCGCGCAGGCCGAGAACGCCACGCTGATTCTCGTCGGCGGACAGGAAGCCGACTGGGATTCGCAGGCGCTGGGCGCGGCGACCGCCGAACGCCTGGGCTGGCCGCAGCTCACCTGGACCAACGAACTGAAGATCGACGGTGAGACGATCACCGGCCGTCACGACGTGGACGAGGGCAACGAGAGCTTCCGCGCGCCGCTGCCCGCGGTCGTGACCACGCAGCAGGGCCTGAACGAGCCGCGCTACCCCACGTTGCCCAACATCATGAAGGCCAAGAAGAAGGAACTGCGCAAGGATACGCTGGACACCTACGGCGTGCAGCCGCGCGTGCGCACGGTGAACGCCGAGATCCAGACCCGCGCGCGCCTCAACCGCATCATCGACGGCAAGGATCCCCAGGCCGCCGCCGAGCAGCTGCTCGAACTGCTGCGCAGCGAAGCCAAGGTTCTGGCGTAA